In one window of Dyella thiooxydans DNA:
- a CDS encoding exopolysaccharide biosynthesis protein has product MGESHDAPAGHTTATRLLRQSIAGQPDTRITLDTLLDPLRERAFGVLLILLAIPNFMPLAVGIGGVMGAGVMGIGAQMALGATRPWLPRWIGRRRLDRSRLLALIDRLDPVMSRLERACRPRLPGLLRRPSSLLSGVMLILLGLMLALPLPFTNYFFGALLLAFAFALIERDGAVLIAAWALTLASAGVIAGLGEVLILLLRGGGA; this is encoded by the coding sequence ATGGGCGAGTCGCACGATGCACCGGCCGGCCACACCACCGCCACCCGGCTGCTGCGCCAGTCGATCGCCGGCCAGCCGGACACCCGGATCACCCTCGACACCCTGCTCGACCCGCTGCGCGAGCGTGCCTTCGGCGTGCTGCTGATCCTGTTGGCCATCCCGAACTTCATGCCCCTGGCAGTGGGGATCGGCGGCGTGATGGGTGCCGGGGTGATGGGCATCGGCGCGCAGATGGCGCTGGGTGCCACGCGGCCGTGGCTGCCCCGCTGGATCGGTCGGCGCCGGCTGGATCGAAGCCGGCTGCTGGCCCTGATCGACCGGCTCGATCCGGTGATGTCGCGGCTGGAGCGGGCCTGCCGGCCACGCCTGCCGGGCCTGCTGCGCCGACCATCGAGCCTGCTTTCGGGCGTCATGCTGATTCTGCTGGGCCTGATGCTGGCCCTGCCCCTGCCCTTCACCAACTACTTCTTCGGCGCGCTGCTGCTGGCGTTCGCGTTCGCCCTGATCGAGCGCGACGGCGCGGTGCTGATCGCCGCCTGGGCGTTGACGCTGGCCAGTGCCGGCGTGATCGCCGGGCTGGGCGAGGTGCTGATCCTGCTGCTTCGCGGCGGCGGCGCCTGA
- a CDS encoding inorganic phosphate transporter, translated as MTLGMVIAVLTIALAFTYINGFHDTANSIATVVATKVLTPGQAVLMAAVTNMVGALWGTAVAVTIAKGLIDIHVVDVGPQLLVCALLSAIVWNLITWWLGLPSSSSHALVGGLVGAAVAAAGGKFDAVIWSQGGSHWWNGAGVIPKVIVPMVVSPLMGFVLGFALMGLLYALFAWLANRTGVLRRFGRTPFVNALFGKAQIFSAAAMGVSHGMNDAQKSMGIIALALAGATSAGQFDHLPAWLGFLRITTDASHPFAVPVWVTVVCALTMAAGTAGGGWRIIKTLGHKMVKLHPINGFAAEFSSAAVILFASSLGIPVSTTHNVSASIMGVGAAKRFNAIRWTVVERMVWSWILTLPVTGLLAYALVRLVQGWG; from the coding sequence ATGACGCTGGGCATGGTGATCGCGGTCCTGACGATCGCGCTGGCCTTCACCTACATCAACGGCTTCCACGACACCGCCAATTCGATCGCCACCGTGGTGGCGACCAAGGTGCTGACGCCGGGGCAGGCGGTGCTGATGGCCGCTGTCACGAACATGGTCGGTGCGCTGTGGGGCACCGCGGTGGCGGTGACCATCGCTAAGGGCCTGATCGATATCCACGTGGTCGACGTCGGGCCGCAACTGCTGGTCTGCGCGCTGCTGTCGGCGATCGTGTGGAACCTCATCACCTGGTGGCTGGGCCTGCCGTCCAGCTCCAGCCACGCGCTGGTCGGCGGCCTGGTCGGCGCGGCGGTGGCGGCAGCCGGCGGCAAGTTCGATGCGGTGATCTGGTCGCAGGGCGGCAGCCACTGGTGGAACGGTGCCGGCGTGATCCCGAAGGTGATCGTGCCGATGGTGGTCTCGCCGCTGATGGGCTTCGTGCTCGGCTTCGCTCTGATGGGGCTGCTCTACGCGCTGTTCGCCTGGCTGGCCAACCGCACCGGCGTCCTGCGCCGTTTCGGCCGCACGCCGTTCGTCAACGCGCTGTTCGGCAAGGCGCAGATCTTCTCCGCTGCCGCGATGGGCGTCTCGCACGGCATGAACGACGCGCAGAAGAGCATGGGCATCATCGCCCTGGCGCTGGCCGGCGCCACCAGCGCCGGGCAGTTCGATCACCTGCCGGCCTGGCTCGGCTTCCTGCGCATCACCACCGATGCCAGCCATCCGTTCGCGGTGCCGGTGTGGGTGACGGTGGTGTGCGCGCTGACCATGGCGGCGGGTACCGCCGGTGGTGGCTGGCGGATCATCAAGACGCTGGGCCACAAGATGGTCAAGCTGCACCCGATCAACGGCTTCGCGGCGGAGTTCAGTTCGGCCGCGGTGATCCTGTTCGCCTCCTCCCTGGGCATCCCGGTATCCACCACCCACAACGTGTCCGCCTCGATCATGGGCGTGGGCGCGGCCAAGCGCTTCAACGCGATCCGCTGGACCGTGGTCGAGCGCATGGTGTGGTCGTGGATCCTGACCTTGCCGGTCACTGGCCTGCTGGCCTACGCCCTGGTACGGCTGGTGCAGGGCTGGGGCTGA
- a CDS encoding RNA methyltransferase codes for MSALDLAPLFRFVLVRTSHPGNIGSAARAIRTMGFTRLDLVSPHRFPDPEATALAAGADDVMGAVGLHEGLVDALAGSTFALGLSARRRGVNLPELSPREGVAQALAAAARGEQVAWVFGNERTGLENEELARCHAMVRIPSVEDFSSLNLSQAVQVMAYELRMAMLGDELPEAPPLHEEPPADAEKMERFYEHLAQMLDDIDFHKGRTPTTIMLRLRKLFQRAQMSERELRVLHGIFADAQRMAMLAGQSGRD; via the coding sequence ATGTCCGCTCTCGACCTCGCCCCGCTGTTCCGCTTCGTACTGGTGCGCACCTCGCATCCGGGCAACATCGGCAGCGCCGCGCGGGCGATCCGCACCATGGGCTTCACCCGGCTGGACCTGGTGTCCCCGCACCGCTTCCCGGATCCGGAGGCCACCGCGCTGGCGGCCGGGGCCGACGACGTGATGGGCGCGGTCGGGCTGCACGAGGGTCTGGTCGACGCCCTGGCCGGCAGCACCTTCGCGCTGGGCCTGTCGGCGCGAAGGCGCGGGGTGAACCTGCCCGAACTCAGTCCGCGCGAGGGCGTGGCCCAGGCGCTGGCCGCCGCCGCGCGCGGCGAGCAGGTGGCGTGGGTGTTCGGCAACGAGCGCACCGGCCTGGAGAACGAGGAACTGGCGCGCTGCCACGCGATGGTGCGCATCCCCAGCGTGGAGGACTTCAGCTCGCTCAACCTGTCGCAGGCGGTGCAGGTGATGGCCTACGAGCTGCGCATGGCGATGCTCGGCGACGAGCTGCCCGAGGCGCCGCCGCTGCACGAGGAGCCGCCGGCCGATGCGGAGAAGATGGAGCGCTTCTACGAACACCTCGCCCAGATGCTCGACGACATCGACTTCCACAAGGGCCGCACGCCCACCACGATCATGCTCAGGCTGCGCAAGCTGTTCCAGCGCGCGCAGATGAGCGAGCGCGAGCTGCGCGTGTTGCACGGCATCTTCGCCGACGCCCAGCGCATGGCGATGCTGGCCGGGCAGAGCGGTCGCGATTGA
- the recQ gene encoding DNA helicase RecQ — MPASPLHVLQSVFGYASFRGHQQAIVEQVIEGGDALVLMPTGGGKSLCYQVPAIVRQGTGVVVSPLIALMQDQVDALHEAGVAAAYLNSSQDGEAQREVERQLMAGELDLLYVAPERLLMPRLLGLLERTEVALFAIDEAHCVSQWGHDFRPEYRELAVLHERFPQVPRIALTATADPRTREEIVERLALQQARQFVSSFDRPNIGYRVSLKHNPRTQLMQFLDGHRGESGIVYALSRRKVDETAAWLADAGFEALPYHAGMEAADRARNQQRFLREEGVVMVATVAFGMGIDKPDVRFVAHLDLPRSMEGYYQETGRAGRDGLPAEAWMIYGLADVVTMSQMIAQSESADERKRIERQKLESLLAYAEATRCRRELLLGAFGEPYEGPCGHCDNCVSPPKTWDATVPAQKALSAVYRSGQRYGSGHVIDILRGIDSERVGQLGHDKLTTFGVGADMDEKAWRSVFRQLLAAGLLATDPEGYGTLRLTAASRGVLTGGERVLLREDARPVRSTRRRRDSQLVTGASIGIEAYEQPLWDALRATRSQLAKQHGVPPYVVFHDATLLAMLRAMPSNEDELASISGVGEAKLKRYGRDFLAVINAAE, encoded by the coding sequence ATGCCCGCCTCCCCGCTTCACGTCCTCCAGTCCGTCTTCGGCTACGCCAGTTTCCGCGGCCACCAGCAGGCCATCGTCGAGCAGGTGATCGAGGGTGGCGACGCCCTGGTCCTCATGCCTACCGGCGGCGGCAAGTCGTTGTGCTACCAGGTTCCCGCCATCGTGCGGCAGGGCACCGGCGTGGTGGTGTCGCCGCTGATCGCGCTGATGCAGGACCAGGTCGACGCCCTGCACGAAGCCGGCGTGGCCGCGGCCTACCTCAATTCCAGCCAGGATGGCGAGGCCCAGCGCGAGGTCGAGCGCCAGCTCATGGCCGGCGAGCTGGACCTGCTCTACGTGGCGCCCGAGCGCCTGCTCATGCCGCGCCTGCTCGGGCTGCTCGAACGCACCGAGGTGGCGCTGTTCGCCATCGACGAAGCGCACTGCGTGTCGCAGTGGGGGCACGATTTCCGCCCGGAATACCGCGAGCTGGCGGTGCTGCACGAGCGCTTCCCGCAGGTGCCGCGCATCGCCCTCACCGCCACCGCCGACCCGCGCACCCGCGAGGAGATCGTCGAGCGGCTGGCGCTGCAGCAGGCGCGGCAGTTCGTCTCCAGTTTCGACCGGCCGAACATCGGCTATCGGGTCAGCCTCAAGCACAACCCGCGGACGCAGCTGATGCAGTTCCTCGACGGCCATCGTGGCGAGTCCGGCATCGTCTACGCGCTCAGCCGCCGCAAGGTGGACGAGACCGCCGCCTGGCTGGCCGACGCCGGATTCGAGGCGCTGCCGTATCACGCCGGCATGGAGGCGGCCGACCGCGCCCGCAACCAGCAGCGGTTCCTGCGCGAAGAGGGCGTGGTGATGGTGGCCACGGTCGCCTTCGGCATGGGCATCGACAAGCCGGACGTGCGCTTCGTGGCGCACCTGGACCTGCCGCGCTCGATGGAGGGCTACTACCAGGAGACCGGCCGCGCCGGTCGCGACGGCCTGCCGGCCGAGGCGTGGATGATCTACGGCCTGGCCGACGTGGTGACGATGAGCCAGATGATCGCCCAGTCCGAATCGGCCGACGAGCGCAAGCGGATCGAACGGCAGAAACTGGAGTCGCTGCTGGCCTACGCCGAGGCCACCCGCTGCCGGCGCGAGCTGCTGCTCGGTGCCTTCGGCGAGCCCTACGAGGGGCCGTGCGGGCATTGCGACAACTGCGTGTCGCCGCCGAAGACCTGGGATGCCACCGTGCCGGCGCAGAAGGCGCTCTCGGCGGTGTACCGCAGCGGCCAGCGTTACGGCTCGGGCCACGTCATCGACATCCTGCGTGGCATCGACAGCGAGCGCGTCGGCCAGCTCGGCCACGACAAGCTCACCACCTTCGGCGTCGGCGCCGACATGGACGAGAAGGCCTGGCGCTCGGTGTTCCGCCAGCTGCTCGCCGCCGGCCTGCTGGCCACCGATCCGGAGGGCTACGGCACACTGCGGCTCACGGCGGCGAGTCGAGGCGTACTCACCGGCGGCGAGCGGGTGCTTCTGCGCGAGGATGCGCGGCCCGTGCGCAGCACCCGACGGCGTCGTGACAGCCAGCTGGTCACCGGTGCCAGCATCGGCATCGAAGCCTACGAACAGCCGCTGTGGGACGCGCTGCGCGCCACCCGTTCTCAGCTGGCCAAACAACATGGCGTACCGCCTTACGTGGTGTTCCACGACGCGACCCTGCTGGCGATGCTGCGGGCGATGCCCAGCAACGAGGATGAGCTGGCCTCGATCAGCGGCGTCGGCGAGGCGAAGCTCAAGCGCTACGGACGCGATTTCCTGGCGGTGATCAACGCGGCAGAATGA
- the hda gene encoding DnaA regulatory inactivator Hda, with product MTAQLPLALRWPRRQRFEHFHAGPHNAAALAAIEALSTQPGAPWVYLHGPLGSGRSHLLLAAAQAAAEAGRRVQYLPLATLADRAAALRGVAGSEWLALDDLEAIAGQREAEHALFDLYNQTRAEGGALLFASAAGPSESGIALPDLRSRLGACTQFVLRPLDDDERRQVLKRRAADRGIELDEPVLDWLFNRYARDLGALLDLLDRLDRASLAAQRRITVPFLRGFLRDA from the coding sequence ATGACCGCGCAGTTGCCGCTTGCCCTGCGCTGGCCGCGTCGCCAGCGCTTCGAGCACTTCCACGCCGGCCCGCACAACGCCGCCGCGCTCGCGGCCATCGAGGCGCTGTCCACGCAGCCGGGCGCTCCCTGGGTCTATCTGCACGGTCCGCTGGGTAGCGGGCGCAGCCATCTGCTGCTGGCCGCCGCCCAGGCGGCGGCCGAGGCCGGGCGTCGCGTGCAGTACCTGCCGCTGGCCACCCTGGCCGACCGCGCGGCGGCACTGCGCGGCGTGGCCGGCAGCGAATGGCTGGCGCTGGATGACCTGGAGGCGATCGCCGGTCAGCGCGAGGCCGAGCACGCCCTGTTCGACCTCTACAACCAGACCCGCGCCGAGGGTGGTGCACTGCTGTTCGCGTCGGCGGCCGGGCCATCGGAGTCCGGCATCGCCTTGCCCGACCTGCGTTCGCGACTCGGGGCATGCACGCAGTTCGTGCTCAGGCCGCTGGACGACGACGAGCGCCGCCAGGTGCTCAAGCGCCGTGCGGCCGATCGCGGGATCGAGCTGGACGAGCCGGTGCTGGACTGGTTGTTCAACCGATACGCGCGGGACCTGGGAGCCCTGCTCGATCTGCTCGATCGCCTGGATCGTGCATCTCTGGCGGCCCAGCGCCGCATCACCGTGCCGTTCCTCCGCGGCTTCCTGCGGGACGCCTGA
- a CDS encoding DUF47 domain-containing protein, with protein MFSLQAMFGKGDRFYGLLEQSAEAACDSARAVRELVSQADHAPVMAAFTSSRAREKALAQQISEELVNTFVTALDREDIEALNAALYKIPKTVEKFAERYAVVADRLAGVDFAQRALVLERSAEVVVQMIGELRRGLRIDPVKKLQDRLQALESEGDKLLLDPYRTLYVEGADVMRAVLAKDLFELIEKAIDKCRDVGNVVYSIVLKNS; from the coding sequence ATGTTCTCCCTGCAAGCGATGTTCGGCAAAGGCGACCGCTTCTACGGCCTGCTCGAGCAGAGTGCCGAAGCGGCCTGCGACAGCGCCCGCGCCGTGCGCGAGCTTGTCAGCCAGGCCGACCATGCCCCGGTGATGGCGGCCTTCACATCCAGCCGTGCCCGCGAGAAGGCGCTGGCCCAGCAGATCAGCGAAGAGCTGGTGAACACCTTCGTCACCGCGCTGGACCGCGAGGACATCGAGGCGCTCAACGCGGCGCTGTACAAGATTCCCAAGACGGTGGAGAAGTTCGCCGAGCGCTACGCCGTGGTGGCCGACCGGCTGGCCGGCGTCGACTTCGCCCAGCGCGCGCTGGTACTCGAGCGCTCCGCCGAGGTGGTGGTGCAGATGATCGGCGAACTGCGCCGCGGCCTGCGCATCGATCCGGTGAAGAAGCTGCAGGACCGCCTGCAGGCGCTGGAGTCGGAGGGCGACAAGCTGCTGCTCGATCCCTACCGCACGCTTTACGTCGAGGGCGCCGACGTGATGCGCGCGGTGCTTGCAAAGGACCTGTTCGAGCTGATCGAGAAGGCGATCGACAAGTGCCGCGATGTCGGCAACGTCGTCTACTCCATCGTGCTGAAGAACTCCTGA
- a CDS encoding inositol monophosphatase family protein, with translation MPRPAVTIAARAARAAGNIILRYMNRIDGLNVVEKQQMDFVSEVDKLAEAEIIKELRRAYPDHAILGEESGAIGKGPMQWVIDPLDGTHNYLRGIPHFCVSIGLLEKGVPTYAVVYDPLRDELYTASKGDGAFLNDRRIRVSKRDDLGGAMIATGFPYRQRAHLGPQLDMTRAILGQAEDIRRSGSAALDLAYTAAGRYDGYFEIGLKPWDMAAGVLLVREAGGRYCDFAGRDGIPESGNLIAGNLHVAKAMVDAIGAQATPTLLKA, from the coding sequence ATGCCAAGACCCGCCGTCACCATCGCGGCGCGCGCCGCGCGCGCTGCAGGAAACATCATCCTGCGCTACATGAACCGCATCGACGGGCTGAACGTCGTCGAGAAGCAGCAGATGGACTTCGTTTCCGAAGTCGACAAGCTGGCCGAGGCGGAGATCATCAAGGAACTGCGCCGCGCCTACCCGGACCACGCCATCCTCGGCGAGGAGAGCGGCGCGATCGGCAAGGGCCCGATGCAGTGGGTGATCGACCCGCTGGACGGCACCCACAATTACCTGCGCGGCATCCCGCACTTCTGCGTGTCGATCGGCCTGCTCGAGAAGGGCGTGCCGACCTATGCCGTGGTCTACGACCCGCTGCGCGACGAGCTGTACACCGCCAGCAAGGGCGATGGCGCCTTCCTCAACGACCGCCGCATCCGCGTCAGCAAGCGCGACGACCTCGGCGGCGCGATGATCGCCACCGGCTTCCCCTATCGCCAGCGGGCGCACCTAGGACCGCAGCTGGACATGACCCGCGCGATCCTCGGCCAGGCCGAGGACATCCGCCGCTCCGGCTCGGCTGCGCTGGATCTCGCCTACACTGCCGCCGGTCGCTACGACGGCTATTTCGAGATCGGCCTGAAGCCGTGGGACATGGCGGCCGGTGTGCTGCTGGTGCGCGAAGCCGGCGGCCGCTACTGCGACTTCGCCGGCCGCGACGGCATCCCCGAGAGCGGCAACCTGATCGCCGGCAACCTGCACGTGGCCAAGGCGATGGTCGATGCCATCGGCGCGCAGGCCACGCCGACGCTGCTCAAGGCCTAG
- a CDS encoding hemolysin family protein, protein MLTEFALVFVLSLCNGFFALSEMALVASRKSRLKQMADRSRRARVALRHAESPERFLSTVQVGITLVMLLTGALAGDALGEHIAEALHRDRAVWLEPYAHALGFAISFIVISFVQIVFGELVPKRLALAGPERASMVVGMPMLVLSRICSPFVWLLNTCSTLVLRLLRVTDKGGAAVTEEEIRLLVAESAEQGVLDADEHNMVNRVLRLGDRTVDSVMTPRMRIAWLDIAAPLHENMAVLRETPYSRYPVYRGDESDIVGVVEVKSLLADLGQGKPDLFRRLSKPLYVPATARALDLLEEFRDAETPMALVVDEYGDIEGVVTINDLLSAVVGVAQLGHGSPGEESSPIVRREDGSWLVDGTLSTDDLRELLRVGPLPGEDEHDFRTVAGMVMTALGHIPQVGEVFEWRGIRFEVMDLDGARIDKLLVVPPPPTDGPDDDATRGG, encoded by the coding sequence ATGCTGACCGAATTCGCGCTCGTCTTCGTCCTGTCCCTTTGCAATGGCTTCTTCGCGCTGTCGGAGATGGCCTTGGTCGCCTCGCGCAAGAGCCGCCTCAAGCAGATGGCCGATCGCAGCCGCCGCGCCCGCGTGGCGCTGCGCCATGCCGAGTCGCCGGAGCGGTTCCTGTCGACCGTGCAGGTCGGCATCACCCTGGTGATGCTGCTGACCGGCGCGCTGGCCGGCGACGCGCTGGGCGAGCACATTGCCGAGGCCCTGCACCGCGACCGCGCGGTCTGGCTGGAGCCCTACGCCCACGCGCTGGGCTTCGCGATCAGCTTCATCGTCATCTCCTTCGTGCAGATCGTGTTCGGCGAACTGGTGCCCAAGCGCCTGGCGCTGGCCGGCCCGGAGAGGGCGTCGATGGTGGTGGGCATGCCGATGCTGGTGCTCAGCCGGATCTGCTCGCCGTTCGTGTGGCTGCTCAATACCTGCAGCACGCTGGTGCTGCGGCTGCTGCGCGTCACCGACAAGGGCGGCGCGGCAGTGACCGAAGAGGAAATCCGGCTGCTGGTGGCCGAGAGCGCCGAACAGGGCGTGCTCGACGCCGACGAGCACAACATGGTCAACCGCGTGCTGCGACTGGGCGACCGCACCGTGGACAGCGTGATGACCCCGCGCATGCGCATCGCCTGGCTGGACATCGCCGCGCCGCTGCACGAGAACATGGCCGTGCTGCGCGAGACGCCGTACTCGCGCTATCCGGTCTACCGCGGAGACGAGAGCGACATCGTCGGCGTGGTCGAGGTGAAGAGCCTGCTGGCCGACCTGGGTCAGGGCAAGCCGGACCTGTTCCGGCGCCTGTCCAAGCCGCTGTACGTGCCGGCCACGGCGCGCGCGCTGGATCTGCTGGAGGAATTCCGCGACGCCGAGACGCCAATGGCGCTGGTAGTCGATGAATACGGCGACATCGAGGGCGTGGTCACCATCAACGACCTGCTCTCGGCGGTGGTCGGCGTGGCCCAGCTCGGCCACGGCAGCCCCGGCGAGGAGAGCTCGCCGATCGTCCGACGCGAAGACGGCAGCTGGCTGGTCGACGGCACCCTGTCCACCGACGACCTGCGTGAGCTGCTGCGGGTGGGCCCGCTGCCGGGCGAGGACGAACACGATTTCCGCACCGTGGCCGGCATGGTGATGACGGCACTGGGCCACATCCCGCAAGTGGGCGAGGTGTTCGAGTGGCGCGGCATCCGCTTCGAGGTCATGGACCTGGACGGCGCACGCATCGACAAGCTGCTGGTGGTGCCGCCCCCGCCCACCGACGGCCCCGACGACGACGCCACGCGCGGCGGCTGA
- a CDS encoding MGMT family protein yields the protein MITSREPLTDAQQHIYSAIAAIPPGRVASYGAIAARAGLPGRARLVGRLLGEVPDDVELPWFRVLRASGHIAMPPGSRGFREQVRRLKAEGVEVVNGRVPLSRFGLDANIDRALWGMPGG from the coding sequence ATGATTACGTCGCGTGAGCCCCTGACCGACGCCCAGCAGCACATCTACAGCGCGATCGCCGCGATCCCGCCCGGTCGCGTGGCCAGCTACGGCGCCATCGCCGCCCGCGCCGGGCTGCCGGGGCGTGCGCGGCTGGTCGGTCGCCTGCTCGGCGAGGTGCCGGACGACGTCGAGCTGCCCTGGTTCCGCGTGCTGCGCGCCAGCGGGCACATCGCCATGCCGCCGGGCAGTCGGGGCTTCCGCGAGCAGGTGCGGCGACTGAAGGCCGAGGGCGTGGAGGTGGTCAATGGCCGCGTGCCGCTGTCGCGCTTCGGCCTGGACGCCAACATCGACCGCGCCCTGTGGGGCATGCCCGGCGGCTGA
- a CDS encoding methyl-accepting chemotaxis protein — protein MNIYSPAAFETPGPSTGPAESGKGGLSEFFRYHGFWAPGVRLFRAIGFKLKALIIAVTFLVPIAFLAWTHFAGEARQIASSAREHQGVAYGNKVMGLLPLLVRSRVLAVEEADAASRNEVRTSIAEHLTLLADEEKANGDALGTGKAYGVFVTAVEAADKAVGDAPAVVARHTAAIEALLGLLDASTDGSNLTLDPDIDTYYLMDASMTRLPAMIEAIGKLQAEGSGLRASGKMDPERVSALTSGRHELAVYAKALENGLGKAVARTPALAATLDVAQTRKALLQFTSSIDRALYGADPTVATAVPEFIALGDHAIDALVALETAATGELDALLAARSSRLVRERDITIAVLAASMLAALYLFVAFGRVLGGGMREIAFHVDAMREGDLTTCPRAWGADEPAQLMFTLSEMQQAQRRMVGQMRVASDAILGASSEIASGTGDLSRRTEMSAANLEETAAAMEEIAATVKGNEQAVDEATKLALANARTAEQGGEVIGRVVHTMESISEASGRIGDIVGSIDAIAFQTNILALNAAVEAARAGEHGRGFAVVASEVRALAQSAAASAREIKGLIGTNLEQVDAGVQVVRQAGETIGELVGGAKRISELLGDVASGARELSIGVNQTASAVQQLDGVTQENAALVSEAAASVVELKGQAQRLASEVARFRLTPDTVVRRAG, from the coding sequence ATGAATATCTATTCTCCTGCTGCTTTCGAAACGCCCGGTCCATCGACAGGGCCGGCCGAGTCCGGAAAGGGCGGACTCTCCGAGTTCTTCCGCTATCACGGTTTCTGGGCGCCTGGCGTGCGCCTGTTCCGGGCAATCGGGTTCAAGCTCAAGGCACTGATCATCGCCGTGACCTTCCTGGTTCCCATCGCATTCCTGGCCTGGACCCACTTCGCTGGGGAGGCCAGGCAGATCGCTTCCTCAGCCAGGGAGCATCAGGGTGTTGCCTATGGCAACAAGGTCATGGGATTGCTTCCCTTGCTTGTGCGCTCCCGGGTACTGGCGGTTGAGGAGGCCGATGCCGCCTCTCGCAACGAGGTCCGGACGTCGATTGCCGAGCACCTGACGCTGTTGGCCGACGAGGAAAAGGCGAACGGCGACGCGCTGGGTACAGGCAAGGCCTACGGTGTGTTCGTGACAGCCGTGGAAGCGGCCGACAAGGCCGTCGGTGACGCACCAGCGGTGGTTGCGCGCCATACCGCTGCCATCGAAGCACTGCTGGGCCTGCTCGATGCCAGCACCGATGGCTCGAATCTCACCCTCGACCCGGACATCGATACCTATTATCTGATGGATGCCTCCATGACGCGCCTGCCGGCCATGATCGAGGCCATCGGCAAACTCCAGGCAGAGGGGAGTGGCTTGCGAGCATCGGGCAAGATGGATCCGGAGCGTGTCAGTGCACTAACCAGCGGAAGGCACGAACTCGCGGTCTACGCCAAGGCCCTGGAGAACGGCTTGGGCAAGGCAGTCGCCCGGACCCCGGCTCTGGCTGCGACATTGGACGTCGCGCAGACCCGCAAGGCGCTCCTCCAGTTCACCAGCTCCATCGATCGCGCGCTCTATGGCGCCGACCCGACCGTGGCCACTGCCGTTCCCGAATTCATCGCCCTGGGCGACCACGCGATTGACGCTCTCGTGGCACTTGAAACCGCTGCGACGGGTGAGCTCGACGCTCTGCTTGCCGCGCGGTCCAGCAGGCTGGTCCGCGAGCGCGACATCACGATCGCAGTGCTTGCCGCCAGCATGCTGGCGGCCCTGTATCTCTTCGTTGCATTCGGCCGCGTGCTCGGCGGCGGCATGCGCGAGATCGCCTTCCACGTCGACGCCATGCGTGAGGGCGATCTGACCACATGTCCGCGTGCCTGGGGAGCCGACGAACCGGCCCAGCTGATGTTCACCCTGAGCGAGATGCAGCAGGCCCAGCGCCGCATGGTGGGGCAGATGCGTGTGGCCTCCGATGCGATCCTTGGCGCCAGCTCGGAGATCGCCAGCGGCACCGGCGACCTCAGTCGCCGTACGGAGATGTCGGCGGCCAATCTGGAGGAAACTGCTGCGGCGATGGAAGAGATCGCCGCGACGGTGAAAGGCAATGAGCAGGCCGTGGACGAAGCGACGAAGCTGGCGCTTGCCAACGCCCGCACCGCCGAGCAGGGTGGTGAGGTGATCGGCCGCGTGGTCCACACCATGGAGTCGATCAGCGAAGCCTCCGGCCGCATCGGCGATATCGTCGGCAGCATCGATGCAATCGCCTTCCAGACGAACATTCTCGCGCTCAATGCGGCGGTCGAGGCCGCCCGTGCAGGCGAGCACGGGCGCGGCTTCGCCGTAGTCGCTTCCGAGGTCCGGGCGCTGGCGCAGAGCGCCGCCGCCTCGGCGCGCGAGATCAAGGGCTTGATCGGTACCAATCTCGAGCAGGTCGACGCCGGCGTGCAGGTGGTGCGCCAGGCCGGGGAGACCATCGGCGAGCTGGTCGGTGGCGCCAAGCGCATCAGCGAACTGCTCGGCGATGTGGCCTCCGGCGCACGCGAACTCAGCATCGGGGTGAACCAGACCGCCTCGGCCGTGCAGCAACTCGACGGCGTGACCCAGGAAAACGCGGCGCTCGTCAGCGAAGCCGCCGCTTCGGTGGTCGAGCTGAAAGGTCAGGCCCAGCGCCTCGCTTCGGAAGTCGCGCGTTTCCGCCTGACTCCAGACACCGTGGTGCGCAGGGCCGGATAG